A single Anopheles arabiensis isolate DONGOLA chromosome 2, AaraD3, whole genome shotgun sequence DNA region contains:
- the LOC120893789 gene encoding scavenger receptor class B member 1 isoform X1, which translates to MDVKLLKTNKVPVHLPSRRRNSNTKALFIICLTTTLSIACFTMGLFFHIYKPTKLILDDRLTMRQIMPYYRWWKDTDDVLVTCRIFIFNVTNSERWLGGLDDQLKMQEVVPIVYREILEHDNVTFHEHNSTMSYVTRRRLVFLPDGNVPGILNKTIIVPNISLLGVAARMENDNFFMKRGFNFIYSMSGDTVFSRMTIYDYLWNTRPPFLDQARKFVPGMVPSDNVGVLKTMYEDHEDHVNVRHGKRYGDDQFFMMNTYEYEPTVPGFSLAKGDCFASILNSSEGATYPQNLDEQSVLIYWRKTLCRAVPLYFERRVQKGPLTGYKYVLPDNSYDRLPDSNADCYKGQFGLLEDGMTDTSKCSHDVPIVATSPHFYARNFSNAHKITGMIPDRENQHSYAIVDPSFGIPLDQCARTQTNLAIPELTGYSADIKRFSDMIIPMFWIEYHQQELPIYIIRTLQAFYVIRDVEPYLPYVLYLCFMLLLAVAFREAARYKMQGKISPTKYTKPQLTSL; encoded by the exons ATGGATGTGAAGCTactgaaaacaaataaagttCCTGTTCACCTTCCTAGTCGAAGGAGGAATTCTAACACCAAAG CCCTTTTTATCATCTGCTTGACTACCACTCTATCAATTGCGTGCTTTACGATGGGACTGTTCTTTCATATCTATAAACCAACAAAATTAATACTAGATGATCGGTTAACGATGCGTCAGATTATGCCCTATTACCGATGGTGGAAGGATACAGATGATGTTTTG GTCACGTGTCGAATATTCATCTTCAATGTAACCAACTCCGAACGTTGGTTGGGTGGGCTAGACGATCAGCTTAAAATGCAAGAAGTGGTTCCAATCGTGTACCGTGAAATACTGGAACACGACAACGTTACCTTCCACGAGCACAATTCTACCATGTCGTACGTCACCAGAAGGCGTCTAGTGTTTTTACCCGATGGTAATGTTCCAGGCATACTTAATAAAACCATCATCGTGCCAAACATTTCATTGCTT GGTGTAGCCGCGAGGATGGAAAACGACAACTTCTTCATGAAGCGAggattcaatttcatttactCCATGTCTGGGGATACTGTATTCAGCCGCATGACAATCTATGACTACTTATGGAACACGAGACCACCATTCTTGGACCAGGCTAGAAAGTTTGTCCCGGGAATGGTGCCATCAGATAATGTGGGCGTTTTGAAAACG ATGTACGAGGATCACGAGGATCACGTAAATGTGCGGCATGGAAAGCGGTACGGTGATGATCAATTTTTCATGATGAATACTTACGAGTACGAACCCACGGTGCCGGGCTTCAGTCTCGCCAAGGGCGACTGTTTTGCTTCCATTCTGAACTCCTCCGAAGGAGCTACCTATCCACAAAACTTGGACGAACAATCGGTGCTGATCTACTGGCGCAAGACACTCTGCAGGGCAGTGCCACTGTACTTTGAGCGACGAGTGCAGAAAGGTCCACTGACGGGGTACAAGTACGTGCTACCCGATAATTCGTACGATCGTCTGCCCGACAGTAACGCTGACTGCTACAAAGGCCAGTTCGGATTACTTGAGGATGGAATGACGGACACCTCCAAATGTTCCCATG ATGTTCCAATCGTAGCTACAAGTCCACACTTTTATGCACGCAACTTCTCCAACGCCCATAAGATTACAGGAATGATACCAGATCGGGAAAATCAACACAGCTATGCAATTGTGGATCCATCCTTCGGAATTCCATTGGACCAGTGCGCCCGTACCCAAACGAATCTTGCTATACCAGAACTCACTGGCTACTCGGCAGACATCAAACGGTTCAGTGACATGATCATTCCAATGTTCTGGATTGAATAT CATCAACAAGAACTGCCCATCTACATTATACGTACACTTCAGGCATTTTACGTCATACGGGATGTGGAACCATACTTGCCTTACGTGTTGTACTTGTGCTTTATGTTGCTACTGGCGGTCGCGTTCCGAGAGGCAGCACGCTACAAAATGCAAGGAAAAATATCTCCAACAAAGTATACCAAACCTCAACTAACTAGCCTCTAG
- the LOC120893789 gene encoding scavenger receptor class B member 1 isoform X2, translating to MFIARHDTITNRKSLFIICLTTTLSIACFTMGLFFHIYKPTKLILDDRLTMRQIMPYYRWWKDTDDVLVTCRIFIFNVTNSERWLGGLDDQLKMQEVVPIVYREILEHDNVTFHEHNSTMSYVTRRRLVFLPDGNVPGILNKTIIVPNISLLGVAARMENDNFFMKRGFNFIYSMSGDTVFSRMTIYDYLWNTRPPFLDQARKFVPGMVPSDNVGVLKTMYEDHEDHVNVRHGKRYGDDQFFMMNTYEYEPTVPGFSLAKGDCFASILNSSEGATYPQNLDEQSVLIYWRKTLCRAVPLYFERRVQKGPLTGYKYVLPDNSYDRLPDSNADCYKGQFGLLEDGMTDTSKCSHDVPIVATSPHFYARNFSNAHKITGMIPDRENQHSYAIVDPSFGIPLDQCARTQTNLAIPELTGYSADIKRFSDMIIPMFWIEYHQQELPIYIIRTLQAFYVIRDVEPYLPYVLYLCFMLLLAVAFREAARYKMQGKISPTKYTKPQLTSL from the exons ATGTTCATCGCTAGACACGACACAATAACAAATAGGAAAT CCCTTTTTATCATCTGCTTGACTACCACTCTATCAATTGCGTGCTTTACGATGGGACTGTTCTTTCATATCTATAAACCAACAAAATTAATACTAGATGATCGGTTAACGATGCGTCAGATTATGCCCTATTACCGATGGTGGAAGGATACAGATGATGTTTTG GTCACGTGTCGAATATTCATCTTCAATGTAACCAACTCCGAACGTTGGTTGGGTGGGCTAGACGATCAGCTTAAAATGCAAGAAGTGGTTCCAATCGTGTACCGTGAAATACTGGAACACGACAACGTTACCTTCCACGAGCACAATTCTACCATGTCGTACGTCACCAGAAGGCGTCTAGTGTTTTTACCCGATGGTAATGTTCCAGGCATACTTAATAAAACCATCATCGTGCCAAACATTTCATTGCTT GGTGTAGCCGCGAGGATGGAAAACGACAACTTCTTCATGAAGCGAggattcaatttcatttactCCATGTCTGGGGATACTGTATTCAGCCGCATGACAATCTATGACTACTTATGGAACACGAGACCACCATTCTTGGACCAGGCTAGAAAGTTTGTCCCGGGAATGGTGCCATCAGATAATGTGGGCGTTTTGAAAACG ATGTACGAGGATCACGAGGATCACGTAAATGTGCGGCATGGAAAGCGGTACGGTGATGATCAATTTTTCATGATGAATACTTACGAGTACGAACCCACGGTGCCGGGCTTCAGTCTCGCCAAGGGCGACTGTTTTGCTTCCATTCTGAACTCCTCCGAAGGAGCTACCTATCCACAAAACTTGGACGAACAATCGGTGCTGATCTACTGGCGCAAGACACTCTGCAGGGCAGTGCCACTGTACTTTGAGCGACGAGTGCAGAAAGGTCCACTGACGGGGTACAAGTACGTGCTACCCGATAATTCGTACGATCGTCTGCCCGACAGTAACGCTGACTGCTACAAAGGCCAGTTCGGATTACTTGAGGATGGAATGACGGACACCTCCAAATGTTCCCATG ATGTTCCAATCGTAGCTACAAGTCCACACTTTTATGCACGCAACTTCTCCAACGCCCATAAGATTACAGGAATGATACCAGATCGGGAAAATCAACACAGCTATGCAATTGTGGATCCATCCTTCGGAATTCCATTGGACCAGTGCGCCCGTACCCAAACGAATCTTGCTATACCAGAACTCACTGGCTACTCGGCAGACATCAAACGGTTCAGTGACATGATCATTCCAATGTTCTGGATTGAATAT CATCAACAAGAACTGCCCATCTACATTATACGTACACTTCAGGCATTTTACGTCATACGGGATGTGGAACCATACTTGCCTTACGTGTTGTACTTGTGCTTTATGTTGCTACTGGCGGTCGCGTTCCGAGAGGCAGCACGCTACAAAATGCAAGGAAAAATATCTCCAACAAAGTATACCAAACCTCAACTAACTAGCCTCTAG